agcttgcattcccaccaacagtggaggagggttcccctttctccgcatcctcgccagcatctgtcatttcctgacttgttaattttagccattctgactggtgtgaggtgatatctcattgtggttttgatttgtatttccctgatgccgagtgacgtggagcactttttcatgtctgttggccatctggatgtcttctttgcagaaatgtctgttcatgtcctctgcccatttcttgtttggattgtttgttctttgggtgttgagtttgctaagttccttatagattttggatactagccctttatacgatatgtcatttgcaaatatcttctcccattctgtcagttgtcttttggttttgttaactgtttcctttgctgtgcaaaagcttttgatcttgatgaaatcccaatagttcatttttgcccttgcttcccttgcctttgccgttgttcttaggaagatgttgctacggctgaggtcgaagaggttgctgcctgcattctcctcaaggattttgatggattcttttctcacattgaggtccttcatccatttggagtctattttcgtgtctggtgtaaggaagtggtccaatttcatttttctgcatgtggctgtccaattttcccagcaccatttattgaagaggctgccatattctttattattaaacTGCTAATATAGCAAGGCTAGAAAAGTATGTTGAGATTGTTACACTCAATGTGTGGATCTAATTGGGTGTGATTTTTGTCCTCGGAGTCACTGATCAGCTGGAGCCAGCTTTGCCTGTCACACTGGAGAAGGGTTCATGGAGGACAGGAATATCTAAACACCCTACAATGCACGAGACACACCTCACCCCAGGGCAGGCTCTGGCCAGAATGTCCAtatgcagagacagagaaacccTGCAGTAAAGAATATCACTATTTGGATCACAGCTATCTTCAGGTTCTGCCTTCAACCTTGTAACACTTACTTCCTGCCCCCAAATTCACAGTAACCCCTTGGCTACCAGTTTAAAAGTTTTAACCacagtggtacctgggtggctcagatgtttaagcatctgccttcgctcaggtcatgatctctaggtcctgggatccagccccacagagGGTTTTCAGCTCAGCAGatagtcagcttctccctttcactctgcctgtccacctgcttatgctctctctgactctcagatgaataaatgacatatttaaaataaaattaatttcaatattgttgatTAATTAATTCAACACTGTTTGTTTGTTCAACAAAATATGCAACAGCTCTgtaactcccccccccccccaggctgctggtgatggaaatgtttcttgttttcttaaattGTCCTTCAGGTTCAGCAAACTTCATATATTTGATAGCTATTCTGATTGGCCTTTATCATTAGATGCCCATatgttattctctctctctctctcttctcgtttttatttttaaaacatcatcagcatttcaaattatttcctcTGATCATTGTTTCTCAATTGACATATGGAACATATTTTTACcataaaaaatttacattttatgtaaatcTACCTTCTTACTTCTGAATTTCTTGCTTTATTTAGGGGTGTTCCCATCTGTAACTTTTATGTGTGGTTTTATTCATGTTCGACTTTATTGTTTGGTTACGTGCATCCTGAAGTCATAAGTCCTCTGTTTTTTTATAGGgtctgagagagggaacagattTCATAGTCTTCCAGATAGACACCCTTTTGACCACATTTATTGAGAAATTCAACTTTTTCCAAGGAAACTGAAATACAACCTTACCATGTGGTAAATGTCCCTATAcattgagacctgatttctaACTCATTTAACAAACAAATACTAAGTTTTCTAggaacattatatattatattcttttgTGTCTAGGAATTCTACAATTTAATTATTGGCCCATATTGACATCATTAATGATGGCTATTTTATATcctattttaattcattttggtttttcatgCAGTTTTGCCTAGAACAGGTGTTTTGAAATTACTCAATTTACATTTTAACCTGGTTTTATGATCTCTTCATTCTGTTCATTCTATACCTATCCATATTCAAAGGGCTTTTTATATTAAACACATATATTCACAAAATttggtgaaaaaaacaaaaatgagcaaagaagttGAAGTCCCTACACTTTTAAACATGAACTATCACAATGAGGACAGaacataatgaaataaatgtgtgtatCAAATGACATCCACAGACAAAATGATATGAAGGAATACAAAAAGAATAGaatacaaagaatacaaaatacaaaaaatacaaaatacaaaagaaggaaTACAAAAAGATAGACTTGTCATGGTGGACAGGATTGTAGAGCGTGGTCTGTGGACCTCTTTGCACATTGGGCGAAATCCAGAATGAGGATTAGAGTGTGCCCACTGGTTCGTAAAATAGATCTATACCCAAAGCTCAAGAATATCAATAAAATATGCCACATAGAGAAGGGATAAAGGGACTAACATCCCCTATCAGACCACATAGAAATGAATTGGCCAGAAATGATGCAGGGGTACATGAAAAATAAGTCTCCAGTGTTTGATATAAAAATGCCCAACTTGTGTTGTGTTGTGTACACTTCCTTTTGTGAAGTGTTTGTTTAACCCAATGCTCAATTTTaagaatgtgtttgtgtgtgtgtgtgtgtgtgtgtgtgtgtgtgtgtgtgtattggggcatatattttaatatttaaataaatgatttacccATGGGAGGCTTAAGAATTCGAAAGTCTGCATTTTGCAGGGGAACAGTCAGTGATCTGGACCATGTGGGTTGGATCCATTTCCATTCTTGGCACAATCAGGATGGCAGGGaatggtggtggtgtgtgtgtgtgtgtgtgtgtgtgtgtgtgtgtgtgacttgtaGAATGTGAGCAGTCCCCATAACAAAGTGCCAGGACTCAGGACTCCCAAGGTGACAAGAGAGGCCACTAAGAAGGGGATCTGGTTCAATTCATGAGATGCCTTTGCAACACAATGAATACAGTGGGAGAGGCAGTGTTGTCAAGGAAGCCCCTGTGCCTTGAGGTTTCGAGTTAGCAGAGAGGCCACTTCTCTACTCAGTGTGTCTGACAACTTCGCTCCTCAGACTCGCTCTTGCTCATTCCCCTTGTAGCACTggctttgcttttttcacttgaACATTTGGAAACAAGTACCTTTCTTGAGGCCTTTGCACTGGCAACTCTGTCTCCTTCAAAATCCTTTATCTGCCTCCATCTCTTACTTGAGATTTTTTGTTCCAATGTCACCTTGTTCACGGAATTGACTTACATACCCAGAAAAGAGCATGCCGCATTCACTCTGCTTTAtccctgctttccttttcttcatacCATCTCCACCCTCTgaaatgctatttattttcttatttgttaatgTATTATTTCTCCATTATTGAGTGATAGGGAGTTTTGTTCTTTAGAACCCTATATTCATCACCTTGACAATGCCTAAATCGTGGCCAGGACTTAATTTGTATATCTGggatttgtaatatttttttaactaaaagtgTGGAATACATGTTCTTTTGTAAATTAAATGATGGAAACAAAAATTCTCCTAACTATGGTGGTACAGGGGATCCCCTGAATGGGACCTTATCCAtgtacaaaatattaaaatgaatacagACTACAAAATTAATTATGAATTAGAATTAGtctaattaaaatgaattagACTACAAAATTTAAAAGGTAGCATTTTAAGCCTGTGAGCGTATGAAAATTAATCATGCTATTTGCCTCTGTCCATGAAGTCACCTCCACCACATGAAACCCAGCAATGATACGCGAATTTCAGAGTTTCTTCTCCTGGGATTTTCAGAGGACCCAGAACTGCAGCCCCTCATATTTGGGCTTTTCCTCTCCATGTACCTGATCACTGTGGTTGGAAACCTGCTCATCATTCTGGCCGTCCGCTCTgactcccacctccacacccccatgtacttcttcctggccAACCTGTCCTTTGTAGACATCTTTTCCACTTCCACCACTGTCCCTAAGATGCTGATGAGTATACAGACAAAAAGTAAAGTCATAACCTAtgcaggctgtgtcacacagatttatttttttgtactcTTTGCTGTGTTGGATGTCTTTCTCCTGGCCGTGATGGCCTATGATCGCTTTGTGGCCATCTGTCACCCCCTACACTACATGGTTATCATGAACCCTCAGCTCTGTGGACTGCTGGTTATGATGTGCTGGATCATATGTGTCCTGCATTCCCTGCTACAAACCTTAATGGTGTTGCGGCTGTCCTTCTGTACAGCGGTGGAAATCCCCCACTATTTCTGTGAACTCAATCAGATGATCCAACTCGCCTGTTCTGACACCTTTCTCAATAACATGGTGATGTATTCTGCATCTGTCCTGCTGGGTGGTGGTCCTTTTGCTGGGATCCTTTACTCTTATTCTAAGATTGTTTCCTCCATATGTGGAATATCATCAGCTCAGTGCAAGTATAAAGCATTTTCCACCTGTGCATCTCACCTTTCTGTTGTCTCCTTATTTTATTGTACAATGCTTGGTGTGTACCTTAGCTCTGCTGCTACCCAGAGCTCCCATGCAAGTGCAGTGGCCTCGGTGATGTACACGGTGGTCACACCCATGTTGAACCccttcatctacagcctgaggaacAAAGATGTAAAGAGGGCTCTGAAAACATTCTTTGTGAAGGAGACTCTATGTGGCCAATTGTCATAGGAAAGAACAACTTCCTGAGATTGCTTAAGTTTAGTTTCCTGAGCAAAATTTTATTGGATAAGTGTTTTTATTCAGTTCCTAATGACAATATAAAATGAGTACATTAGtgtttaaaacacatttatgATCTGATAATTCAAGGGGTCAAAATTCTGAAATGGTTCTCATTGggctaaaaaaaatgtttgaaagacTTGGTTCATTCTGGAAGCTACAGGGacaatgtgcttttttttaaatttc
The sequence above is a segment of the Meles meles chromosome 20, mMelMel3.1 paternal haplotype, whole genome shotgun sequence genome. Coding sequences within it:
- the LOC123932652 gene encoding olfactory receptor-like protein OLF4; the protein is MKPSNDTRISEFLLLGFSEDPELQPLIFGLFLSMYLITVVGNLLIILAVRSDSHLHTPMYFFLANLSFVDIFSTSTTVPKMLMSIQTKSKVITYAGCVTQIYFFVLFAVLDVFLLAVMAYDRFVAICHPLHYMVIMNPQLCGLLVMMCWIICVLHSLLQTLMVLRLSFCTAVEIPHYFCELNQMIQLACSDTFLNNMVMYSASVLLGGGPFAGILYSYSKIVSSICGISSAQCKYKAFSTCASHLSVVSLFYCTMLGVYLSSAATQSSHASAVASVMYTVVTPMLNPFIYSLRNKDVKRALKTFFVKETLCGQLS